One Cryptomeria japonica chromosome 9, Sugi_1.0, whole genome shotgun sequence genomic window carries:
- the LOC131039478 gene encoding lipase-like PAD4 — translation MGFDSSSFSPRYKDLLKVSCAASKSGNYFEETSSGDTLIIGFCGSSSANAFNKTTTKFGECAINENNGYFSSLVHWSPANGKIQQALVHKGALDKFLDICRNSDLETKVTKALEGNKTVLFTGHSIGGAIATLATLASLEKWGKDAPVFAITFGFPLIGDEVLARAVRRQGWANNFFNVVTRGDVFARILLAPWESVCSHLGVLLPYWQKSAEQMNDDGTDEIMKEAPPTELDEHLRIVLRHACAVVNFMTVNNMEPTNKLTAGLKPAIKLSPYRPFGYYLFCSDNGTLCVENYEAVLPILFYSLSTCKDQANVSDHTGYGKVFHGNTNIANLEGLQNLPLSQSAALSSAMEIQLDALGIGIQNAQARLALRAAGEHENKLRQNFSEVLEELNKLEKTEMTKLKEYRNKFLSQKSMPYYEAFKAHKEETDFKANLNRLKLAALYDRIENLVDTHQLPDDFQCNEELIRKGTEYRLYVEPLDIANYYRLGKHEDSGHYMKNARPRRYKALEKWLADKKMEDKSNQPKITMDSCFWAYVEEISCLMNNPKEKEEDVKTQCDNFQNKVKGISDQLCVEEVLMVQSSFTELLKKLKQQSGGGVFPLSPLFNMIAQ, via the exons ATGGGTTTCGATTCGAGTTCATTTTCTCCAAG GTACAAGGATCTTCTGAAGGTGAGCTGTGCTGCTTCTAAGAGTGGTAATTACTTCGAGGAGACAAGCTCAGGAGACACACTCATCATAGGCTTTTGTGGGTCTTCAAGTGCCAATGCCTTCAATAAAACGACAACCAAATTTGGGGAGTGTGCAATCAATGAGAATAATGGGTATTTTAGTTCCCTCGTACATTGGAGTCCAGCAAATGGTAAAATCCAGCAAGCCCTTGTGCACAAAGGGGCGCTTGACAAATTTTTAGACATTTGTCGTAATTCCGACCTTGAAACAAAG GTTACAAAGGCACTTGAAGGAAACAAAACTGTTTTGTTTACAGGCCATTCCATTGGAGGGGCAATTGCCACTCTCGCCACACTTGCGAGTTTGGAGAAATGGGGTAAGGATGCCCCTGTTTTCGCCATCACATTTGGGTTTCCTCTGATTGGAGATGAAGTTCTTGCCAGAGCAGTTCGAAGGCAGGGGTGGGCTAATAATTTCTTCAATGTTGTTACAAGGGGTGATGTTTTTGCTAGAATTTTGTTAGCTCCTTGGGAATCCGTGTGTAGCCATTTGGGAGTCCTGCTGCCTTACTGGCAGAAATCTGCTGAGCAGATGAATGATGATGGTACAGACGAAATCATGAAGGAGGCCCCTCCTACAGAGTTGGATGAGCATTTACGCATAGTCCTGCGTCATGCCTGTGCAGTTGTTAACTTCATGACTGTTAACAATATGGAGCCTACAAACAAACTGACAGCAGGTCTGAAACCTGCAATCAAGTTAAGCCCTTACAGGCCATTTGGGTATTACTTGTTTTGCTCAGACAACGGAACCCTTTGTGTTGAAAACTATGAGGCTGTGTTGCCCATCCTCTTTTATTCATTGTCTACTTGTAAAGATCAGGCTAATGTCTCAGACCACACTGGGTATGGTAAAGTGTTCCATGGCAACACAAACATTGCCAATTTGGAAGGGCTTCAGAATCTTCCTTTGTCACAAAGTGCAGCACTGTCTTCTGCCATGGAAATCCAACTCGACGCTCTTGGAATTGGCATTCAG AACGCTCAGGCCAGACTTGCCTTGAGAGCTGCAGGAGAGCATGAAAATAAGCTCAGGCAAAATTTCAGTGAAGTGCTGGAAGAACTGAACAAGCTGGAGAAAACAGAAATGACAAAACTGAAAGAGTACAGAAACAAATTTCTGAGTCAGAAAAGCATGCCATACTATGAGGCCTTCAAGGCACACAAAGAAGAGACTGATTTTAAGGCCAATCTTAACAGGCTAAAGCTTGCTGCTCTGTATGACAGGATCGAAAATCTGGTAGATACCCACCAGTTGCCTGATGACTTTCAGTGCAATGAAGAACTGATAAGAAAAGGGACAGAATATAGGCTTTATGTGGAGCCTCTGGACATTGCTAATTATTACAGGCTGGGCAAGCATGAAGACTCTGGTCATTATATGAAAAATGCAAGGCCTCGTCGCTATAAAGCTCTTGAAAAATGGTTGGCAGACAAAAAAATGGAGGACAAGAGTAATCAACCAAAGATAACAATGGACTCCTGCTTCTGGGCTTATGTGGAAGAAATTTCATGTTTAATGAATAACCCAAAAGAAAAGGAAGAGGATGTAAAGACCCAGTGTGACAACTTCCAGAATAAAGTGAAGGGAATAAGTGATCAGTTGTGTGTGGAAGAGGTTCTGATGGTACAATCCAGTTTTACAGAATTGTTGAAGAAGCTGAAACAACAAAGTGGGGGAGGAGTCTTTCCTCTCTCCCCTCTTTTCAACATGATAGCTCAATAG